In Candidatus Eisenbacteria bacterium, one DNA window encodes the following:
- a CDS encoding iron-sulfur cluster assembly accessory protein, producing the protein MDKGSMRMVTFSDAARERILAIMKTQEKTDCGIRVRIAGRHIEGYRHELSWVEPGGEAGDDMSVDAGGFKAYVDPLSAPLLGGTTIDYVEDASGGMSRMLPGEGLSSTTRTRSSGPIRRTAAR; encoded by the coding sequence ATGGACAAAGGGAGTATGCGAATGGTCACGTTCAGCGATGCGGCGCGCGAGCGGATTCTCGCCATCATGAAGACGCAGGAGAAGACGGACTGCGGGATTCGGGTGCGAATCGCGGGCCGGCACATCGAAGGCTATCGACACGAGCTCTCGTGGGTCGAGCCGGGAGGGGAGGCCGGCGACGACATGTCCGTCGACGCGGGGGGCTTCAAGGCGTATGTCGACCCCCTCAGCGCGCCGCTCCTCGGCGGGACGACGATCGACTATGTCGAGGATGCTTCCGGGGGTATGTCGAGGATGCTTCCGGGGGAGGGTTTGTCTTCAACAACCCGAACCCGGTCGTCTGGTCCGATCCGGAGAACGGCCGCGCGGTGA
- a CDS encoding NifU family protein codes for MMELVESAINPALSGHGGHVEILDVKDGNVFVRLGGGCQGCGMANVTLKQGIERMIKEKIPSIRAVIDTTDHAGGKNPYYRPTH; via the coding sequence GTGATGGAGCTCGTCGAGAGCGCGATCAACCCGGCCCTCTCCGGGCACGGCGGGCACGTCGAGATCCTCGACGTGAAGGACGGCAACGTGTTCGTCCGCCTCGGAGGCGGTTGCCAGGGATGCGGCATGGCGAACGTGACGCTGAAGCAGGGGATCGAGCGGATGATCAAGGAGAAGATCCCGTCGATCCGCGCCGTCATCGACACGACCGATCACGCCGGCGGGAAGAACCCGTACTATCGCCCAACGCACTGA
- a CDS encoding IS66 family transposase — protein MEFAASKFLDHLPLERQARILRREGLAIDSQTLWDQTNLLAHHLAPTVQAIRHTVLESAVVGADETPWRLMGGHPKRWWVWALTNGELAAYAILDSRSKAAASEVLGGYRGIVMADAYGAYNALTRAGPSFRLVHCWAHVRRKFVEIEENYPAESKEMLDLLRELYAVEEIVPSPNGNEEARRLRAELRNTRSKEIVHRIRDWALAQRPLLRSGLGQAIDYMLGLWTGLTAFLKDPNIPLDNNAVERALRGVAVGRKNHYGSRSRRGTEVAALFYSLFKSAKLAGVEPKNYVLRAAHAAITKPGTATLPASLLS, from the coding sequence GTGGAGTTCGCGGCGTCGAAGTTCCTCGATCACTTGCCTCTCGAGCGACAGGCAAGGATCCTTCGTCGCGAGGGCCTCGCGATCGACTCGCAGACGCTCTGGGACCAGACGAACCTCTTGGCGCATCACCTAGCGCCGACGGTTCAGGCGATCCGGCACACCGTGCTGGAGTCGGCTGTCGTCGGAGCGGACGAGACTCCGTGGCGCTTGATGGGCGGTCATCCGAAGAGGTGGTGGGTCTGGGCGCTCACGAACGGAGAGCTCGCCGCCTACGCGATTTTGGATAGCCGGTCGAAGGCGGCCGCATCCGAAGTCCTCGGCGGCTATCGCGGGATCGTGATGGCGGATGCGTACGGAGCCTACAACGCGCTCACACGCGCCGGTCCTTCGTTCCGGCTCGTCCACTGCTGGGCGCATGTCCGAAGAAAATTCGTTGAGATCGAAGAGAACTACCCGGCCGAGTCGAAGGAGATGCTCGATCTTCTCCGCGAGCTCTACGCCGTCGAGGAGATCGTCCCGAGCCCAAACGGGAACGAGGAAGCGCGGCGCCTTCGCGCGGAGCTCCGCAACACCCGATCGAAGGAGATCGTTCACCGGATCCGGGACTGGGCGCTCGCGCAGAGACCGCTTCTCCGAAGCGGGCTCGGCCAGGCCATCGACTACATGCTCGGCCTCTGGACAGGACTCACTGCGTTCCTGAAGGACCCGAACATCCCGCTCGACAACAACGCCGTCGAGCGGGCTCTCCGTGGGGTTGCCGTGGGACGCAAAAACCACTACGGCTCCCGCTCCCGACGCGGCACCGAGGTCGCCGCTCTCTTCTACTCCCTCTTCAAATCCGCGAAGCTCGCCGGCGTCGAGCCGAAAAACTACGTGCTCCGAGCCGCCCACGCCGCGATCACCAAGCCCGGCACCGCGACCCTGCCCGCATCGCTCCTCTCGTAG